One Gelria sp. Kuro-4 DNA segment encodes these proteins:
- the deoC gene encoding deoxyribose-phosphate aldolase, with protein MQLKELARMIDHTLLKPTATPAAIRALCQEAKEHGFGAVCVQPCYVKLAEEELKETAVKVATVIGFPLGVTTSLVKAAEAGEAVANGADELDMVLNIGAVKAGGWDRVENDIRAVVQAAGTALVKVILETCYLTDEEIVRACQAAVAAGAGFVKTSTGFGPAGAKPEHVRLMRQTVGPNIGVKAAGGIRTFRDAQAMIEAGATRLGASSGVQIIKEAEEAGIH; from the coding sequence ATGCAGCTTAAAGAACTCGCTCGGATGATCGATCACACCCTGCTCAAGCCCACCGCCACGCCGGCGGCGATCCGGGCTCTCTGTCAAGAAGCCAAAGAGCACGGCTTCGGCGCTGTCTGCGTGCAGCCGTGTTATGTCAAGCTGGCCGAGGAGGAACTCAAGGAAACAGCGGTGAAGGTGGCCACCGTCATCGGCTTTCCCCTGGGGGTGACCACGAGTTTAGTCAAAGCCGCTGAGGCCGGGGAAGCCGTGGCAAACGGTGCCGACGAGCTGGACATGGTGCTGAATATCGGCGCGGTCAAGGCCGGCGGCTGGGACCGGGTGGAAAACGACATCCGCGCCGTCGTCCAGGCGGCGGGGACGGCGCTGGTAAAGGTCATCCTGGAAACGTGTTACCTTACCGACGAGGAGATCGTGCGCGCCTGTCAGGCCGCCGTAGCAGCAGGCGCCGGGTTTGTCAAGACCTCCACCGGGTTCGGCCCGGCCGGCGCCAAGCCGGAACACGTGCGGCTGATGCGGCAGACCGTGGGGCCTAACATCGGCGTGAAAGCCGCCGGCGGGATTCGGACCTTCCGCGACGCTCAGGCCATGATCGAGGCCGGAGCCACTCGCCTGGGCGCCAGCAGCGGCGTGCAAATCATCAAGGAAGCTGAGGAGGCTGGAATTCACTAA
- a CDS encoding sugar-binding transcriptional regulator, translating to MVGTRTEERLLLEIAHLYYEQNLTQNEIAGRLGLSRPKVSRLLKEAREQGLVKVLILDPHADLAKLENELAARFRLRAVRVAPAPALDDMLIKQAVAQEAAAFVPRFLTPGDTIGVSWGTSLYELVRVFPALPLPGSTVVQLNGGVDNANTRNHAADIVQGLARRLQAEAYTLPCPDIVGSPEIRAAFMRDDRLARVLELGRRATKALVSVGVPGPESVLVQAGYFSAADIAALKAKGAVGDICSRYFDINGRVCDPDLDARTIGLSLQELRRIPCVIALAAGLGKGQSLLGALRGGYIDVLITDAATATAALQGQVSTSQSYSQTCNKRLFPIEKI from the coding sequence ATGGTGGGAACAAGGACGGAGGAGCGACTGCTCTTAGAGATCGCGCACCTTTATTACGAACAAAACCTCACCCAAAACGAGATTGCCGGTCGGCTGGGCCTTTCCCGTCCCAAGGTCTCACGTCTTCTCAAGGAGGCCCGGGAGCAAGGCCTGGTTAAAGTCCTCATCCTTGATCCCCACGCCGATCTCGCGAAACTCGAGAATGAACTGGCCGCGCGCTTTAGGCTGCGGGCGGTGCGCGTGGCCCCGGCACCCGCCCTCGACGACATGCTGATCAAACAGGCCGTCGCACAAGAGGCGGCGGCCTTCGTTCCCCGCTTTCTCACGCCGGGCGATACCATCGGCGTGTCCTGGGGCACCTCGCTGTACGAATTGGTACGTGTTTTCCCCGCCCTGCCGCTCCCGGGGAGCACGGTGGTGCAACTGAACGGTGGTGTGGACAACGCCAATACCCGCAACCACGCCGCCGATATTGTCCAAGGCCTGGCGCGGCGCCTGCAGGCGGAGGCTTACACCCTCCCCTGCCCTGACATTGTCGGGAGCCCGGAGATTCGCGCCGCCTTCATGCGGGACGACCGCCTGGCCCGCGTCCTGGAGCTCGGCCGCCGCGCCACCAAGGCGCTCGTCAGCGTGGGCGTTCCCGGTCCGGAGTCCGTTCTCGTGCAGGCCGGTTACTTCAGCGCCGCGGACATCGCCGCGCTCAAGGCCAAAGGCGCCGTAGGCGATATCTGCTCGCGTTACTTCGATATCAACGGCCGCGTGTGCGACCCGGACCTGGACGCGCGCACCATCGGGCTGTCACTCCAGGAACTGCGGCGCATCCCCTGCGTCATCGCCCTGGCCGCCGGCCTGGGCAAAGGGCAGAGTCTCCTCGGCGCTCTGCGCGGCGGCTATATCGATGTTCTCATCACCGACGCCGCCACCGCCACCGCCGCCCTCCAGGGTCAGGTATCAACTTCGCAAAGTTATTCGCAAACCTGCAACAAGCGTCTATTCCCAATAGAGAAAATCTAA
- a CDS encoding ribulokinase, with amino-acid sequence MSPQPPYVIGIDSGTQSLRSGIFDLEGNPVVFATYEYPTYFPKPGWAEQEAADWWTATVATVRACLERSGVNPADIIGISVDGTSSTVVPVTEDGTPLRRAILWMDSRAHRQVETIAASRHPVLKYVGGQDAVEWMVPKALWLKESEPEVYHKAARIVESTDWLTWKLSGKWTASVCNATCKWNYVQSEGGWNAEFLSAVGLDDILAKWPQRVLFMGDQVGRLTPAAAAELGLPGGIAVGQSGIDAHAAMFGLNVVRPGRLALIIGSSTVHLALSSEPVYDPGIWGPYPEAVVRGAWLIEGGQVSSGSVISWLRENFAYREECEAKEQGKNVFELLDAKAAALPPGAEGLVMLDYFQGNRTPLRDPLARGMIWGLSLKHGLAHLLRAAYEGTAFGTRHILDTFAASNFHVQEIYACGGGTKSQLWLKIHADVSGVPIYLTKVGEASTLGTAVCAAVAAGAYRNVEEAAGKMVTITDRIEPDPEAHAAYEFFYRQYVAGYPRMKELMHELVHHVEGA; translated from the coding sequence ATGAGCCCGCAGCCCCCGTATGTCATCGGCATCGACTCCGGTACCCAAAGTCTGCGTTCCGGCATCTTTGACCTGGAAGGAAACCCGGTCGTCTTCGCCACCTACGAGTACCCCACCTACTTCCCTAAGCCCGGCTGGGCCGAGCAGGAGGCCGCAGATTGGTGGACCGCCACCGTAGCTACCGTGCGCGCCTGTCTGGAAAGAAGCGGGGTCAACCCCGCCGACATCATCGGCATCAGCGTCGACGGCACTTCCTCCACTGTGGTACCTGTTACAGAAGACGGCACACCGCTGCGTCGCGCCATTCTCTGGATGGACAGCCGCGCGCACCGGCAGGTGGAAACGATTGCCGCCAGTCGCCATCCGGTGCTAAAATATGTAGGTGGACAGGATGCAGTGGAATGGATGGTGCCCAAAGCGCTCTGGCTCAAGGAAAGCGAACCTGAGGTGTACCATAAGGCAGCGCGCATTGTTGAGAGCACCGACTGGCTCACCTGGAAGCTGAGCGGCAAGTGGACGGCATCGGTGTGCAACGCCACCTGTAAGTGGAACTACGTTCAATCTGAGGGTGGCTGGAATGCGGAGTTCCTGTCGGCTGTAGGACTGGACGACATCCTCGCCAAGTGGCCGCAGCGCGTCCTCTTTATGGGTGACCAGGTAGGCCGGCTCACGCCGGCGGCCGCCGCCGAGTTGGGGCTTCCCGGGGGCATAGCCGTGGGCCAGAGCGGCATCGACGCCCACGCTGCCATGTTCGGACTCAACGTGGTGCGCCCCGGCCGCTTGGCGCTCATCATCGGCTCTTCTACCGTGCACCTGGCCCTCTCCAGCGAACCCGTCTATGACCCCGGCATTTGGGGGCCGTACCCCGAGGCTGTGGTGCGCGGGGCCTGGTTGATTGAAGGCGGCCAGGTCTCCAGCGGCTCCGTGATCTCCTGGCTCAGGGAGAACTTTGCCTACCGTGAAGAGTGCGAGGCCAAGGAACAAGGGAAAAATGTCTTTGAGCTCTTGGACGCGAAAGCGGCCGCCCTGCCGCCCGGTGCCGAGGGATTGGTCATGCTGGACTATTTCCAGGGTAACCGTACCCCCCTGCGGGACCCGCTGGCCCGCGGGATGATCTGGGGCCTCAGCTTAAAGCACGGCCTGGCCCACCTGCTACGCGCGGCCTACGAAGGGACGGCCTTCGGTACGCGCCACATTCTGGACACCTTCGCCGCCTCGAACTTCCATGTGCAGGAGATTTATGCCTGCGGCGGCGGTACGAAGAGCCAGCTCTGGCTCAAGATCCACGCCGATGTGAGCGGCGTGCCGATCTACCTTACCAAGGTCGGCGAGGCCTCCACGTTAGGGACGGCCGTGTGCGCTGCTGTAGCAGCCGGTGCCTACCGGAATGTGGAAGAAGCCGCCGGTAAGATGGTCACGATAACCGATAGAATTGAACCCGACCCTGAGGCGCACGCGGCCTATGAGTTTTTCTACCGGCAGTATGTGGCCGGCTATCCGCGGATGAAGGAGCTCATGCATGAGCTGGTGCACCACGTGGAAGGAGCATAG
- a CDS encoding FAD-binding oxidoreductase yields the protein MTLAAETLTQVLAELKEKLRPEQISAQITDRLACARGTCPYEFKWLEQGPYPCLPDLVVWPESTADVAAVVKAAVRHRVPVIPYGGGSGIVGGTVPEHGGIVLDLKRLTSLSVNDTNLTVTAGAGYNGQHLEDELNRRGYTLGHFPQSIHSATVGGWVAPMAIGTFSTKYGKIDDMLVGLEVVLPTGEVLRTPEAPKESTGPDLKHLFLGSEGAFGVITQATFRIWPRPEAREWEGYTFPTTGAGLTAVRKILRTGLYPALVRLYDPDEAAARIAALGYEQGYALLILAFEGRRDLVALERRVADELCRAEGGLPKGPEPGRHWFASRLSTQHLVETNYLPGGAADAIEVSAPWDKLEGVWRAMRRALEPLAQEVHCHFSHFYHTGGSVYVLFYARTGGDARQGEEHYRRCVRAAVEASLAAGGTISHHHGVGRVKAPWMPAEHGVGFEVMRKIKAALDPADIMNPGVLGLGGKAPC from the coding sequence TTGACCCTGGCAGCTGAGACGCTGACACAAGTCCTGGCAGAGCTTAAGGAGAAGCTGAGACCCGAGCAGATTTCCGCGCAGATCACCGATCGCCTGGCCTGCGCCCGGGGCACCTGCCCCTACGAGTTCAAGTGGCTTGAGCAGGGACCCTACCCCTGCCTCCCGGACCTGGTGGTGTGGCCGGAGAGCACCGCGGATGTGGCGGCGGTGGTCAAGGCCGCGGTGCGCCACCGGGTGCCCGTGATCCCGTACGGGGGCGGCTCGGGCATTGTGGGCGGCACCGTGCCGGAGCACGGCGGGATCGTGCTCGACCTGAAGCGCCTGACCAGCCTGAGCGTAAACGACACCAATCTTACCGTAACAGCAGGTGCCGGCTACAACGGCCAGCACCTGGAAGACGAACTCAACCGGCGCGGCTATACCCTGGGGCACTTCCCGCAGTCCATTCACTCGGCCACCGTAGGCGGCTGGGTGGCGCCCATGGCCATCGGAACTTTTTCTACCAAGTACGGGAAAATCGACGACATGCTCGTGGGGTTGGAGGTGGTCCTGCCGACAGGGGAGGTCCTAAGGACACCCGAGGCCCCGAAAGAGTCCACCGGCCCGGATCTTAAGCACCTCTTTCTCGGCTCTGAAGGTGCCTTCGGCGTGATCACCCAGGCCACCTTCCGTATCTGGCCGCGGCCGGAGGCGCGGGAGTGGGAAGGCTACACCTTTCCCACCACGGGCGCGGGCCTCACCGCGGTGCGCAAGATACTGCGCACCGGCCTCTACCCGGCCCTGGTGCGGCTTTACGACCCGGACGAGGCCGCTGCGCGCATCGCCGCCCTGGGGTACGAGCAGGGCTACGCGCTTCTCATCCTGGCTTTTGAGGGCCGGCGCGACCTGGTGGCGCTGGAGCGGCGGGTGGCGGACGAGCTCTGCCGTGCCGAGGGCGGCCTCCCGAAAGGCCCGGAGCCGGGCCGGCATTGGTTTGCGTCGCGGCTCAGCACCCAGCACCTGGTGGAGACCAACTACCTCCCCGGGGGCGCGGCGGATGCCATCGAGGTGTCAGCGCCCTGGGACAAGCTCGAGGGCGTCTGGCGGGCCATGCGCCGGGCCCTGGAGCCCCTGGCGCAAGAGGTCCACTGCCACTTCTCGCACTTCTACCACACCGGCGGTTCCGTCTACGTCCTCTTTTACGCCCGCACGGGCGGCGACGCCCGGCAGGGCGAAGAACACTACCGGCGCTGCGTTAGAGCCGCCGTCGAGGCCTCCTTGGCGGCGGGCGGCACCATCTCGCACCACCACGGCGTCGGTAGGGTGAAGGCGCCCTGGATGCCGGCGGAGCACGGGGTGGGTTTCGAAGTGATGCGAAAGATTAAGGCCGCCCTGGACCCCGCGGACATCATGAACCCGGGCGTGCTGGGGCTGGGAGGGAAGGCCCCATGCTAG
- a CDS encoding FAD-dependent oxidoreductase: MNVDVAVVGGGPAGLAAALAAKEAGAPRVLVLERDFELGGILQQCVHDGFGLLRFGERLPGPAYMQRYIDALAQTDVQVLTDSMVLELTPERILYVASPAAGLLAVQAGAVVLAMGCRERTRNQIWLPGTRPAGIFTAGAVQRYINMEGILPGRRVVILGSGDVGLIMARRLTLEGAEVEGVYEVMPQPGGLTRNIVQCLEDYNIPLHLSHTVVDIHGEKRLTGVTVAQVGPDRRPVPGTERYIPCDTLVLSVGLIPENELSRGAGVELHPVTGGPVVDESMATGLPGVFAAGNAVAVFDLVDYVSATGEVAGRSAARYAAGELRDGPALAVQPGANVSFVLPQRLHPERVHAGVAFYLRVKESKERAQVVVRAGGEVVKTLLQVVVRPPEMISFTLTASELARAGAADLVVSVE, encoded by the coding sequence ATGAACGTGGACGTTGCCGTCGTGGGCGGCGGGCCGGCGGGCCTGGCGGCGGCCCTGGCTGCCAAGGAGGCCGGTGCCCCCCGGGTGCTGGTGTTGGAGCGGGACTTCGAGCTGGGCGGTATCCTGCAGCAGTGCGTACACGACGGCTTCGGGCTCCTCAGGTTCGGCGAGCGTCTGCCCGGTCCGGCCTACATGCAGCGCTACATTGACGCCCTGGCCCAAACGGACGTTCAGGTGTTGACGGACAGCATGGTGCTGGAACTCACCCCGGAGCGGATCCTCTACGTGGCCAGCCCGGCCGCAGGACTCCTGGCCGTGCAGGCAGGCGCGGTGGTCCTGGCCATGGGTTGCCGGGAACGCACCCGGAACCAGATCTGGCTTCCCGGGACGCGCCCGGCCGGCATCTTCACCGCCGGCGCGGTGCAGCGCTACATCAACATGGAAGGCATCCTGCCCGGGCGCAGGGTGGTGATTCTCGGCTCCGGTGATGTGGGCCTCATCATGGCCCGGCGCCTCACCCTTGAAGGGGCGGAGGTGGAGGGCGTCTATGAGGTGATGCCCCAGCCGGGGGGCCTCACCCGCAACATTGTGCAGTGTCTGGAGGACTACAACATTCCGCTTCATCTCTCCCACACGGTGGTGGACATCCACGGGGAAAAGCGCCTTACGGGCGTCACCGTGGCCCAGGTGGGGCCGGACCGGCGGCCGGTGCCGGGGACGGAACGCTACATCCCCTGCGACACCCTGGTGCTGTCTGTGGGTCTGATCCCGGAGAACGAGCTCTCGCGCGGGGCCGGCGTGGAACTTCACCCGGTGACGGGCGGGCCGGTGGTGGACGAGAGCATGGCAACCGGCCTGCCGGGCGTGTTCGCCGCCGGGAACGCGGTGGCGGTGTTCGACCTGGTGGACTACGTGAGCGCCACCGGGGAGGTGGCCGGGCGGTCCGCGGCACGTTACGCCGCCGGCGAACTGCGGGATGGGCCGGCCCTGGCCGTACAGCCGGGGGCCAACGTGAGCTTTGTCTTGCCCCAGAGGCTGCACCCGGAGCGCGTCCACGCAGGGGTGGCCTTCTACCTCCGGGTAAAGGAGAGCAAAGAACGCGCCCAGGTTGTGGTGCGGGCCGGCGGCGAGGTTGTGAAGACGCTGCTGCAGGTGGTGGTGCGGCCGCCGGAGATGATAAGCTTTACGCTCACCGCGTCGGAACTGGCCCGGGCCGGAGCGGCCGACCTTGTGGTAAGTGTGGAGTGA
- a CDS encoding galactitol-1-phosphate 5-dehydrogenase, giving the protein MRNKMWAWNLYAPADLRYEEVPVPEIGPGEVLVKVRAVGVCGSDISRLMKTGTYHYPTICGHEFAGEVVAAAPDVANCRVGDRVTVIPLLPCGTCDYCRLGHYQLCEHYNYLGSRTDGAYAEYVKVWAGNVLPLPKGVPFEAAAMTDPAAVALHAIRRLPLQPGQSVVVLGIGPIGLLALEWAKLLGAGKVVAVDIFPEKLAVAKDLGADYAINGREEDPVKKVQELLGGADHAIEFAGNKITQDQALRLLAKRGHAVFGGISHTDLPLSPEAVEHLLRYELTLHGSWNSSFASLSENDWRVALEFMDTGQLKTAPIITHRLPLPELKDAFQMMYERRAYFGKVMFFPHGEEK; this is encoded by the coding sequence ATGCGCAATAAGATGTGGGCCTGGAACCTATACGCGCCGGCCGACCTGCGGTACGAAGAGGTGCCAGTGCCGGAGATCGGTCCAGGTGAAGTGTTAGTGAAGGTGCGGGCGGTCGGGGTCTGCGGCTCTGACATTTCCCGCCTCATGAAAACTGGAACCTACCACTACCCCACCATCTGCGGCCACGAGTTTGCCGGCGAGGTGGTGGCCGCAGCACCGGATGTTGCGAACTGCCGGGTCGGGGATCGGGTCACCGTGATCCCGCTGCTCCCCTGCGGCACCTGTGACTACTGCCGTCTGGGCCACTATCAGCTGTGCGAGCATTACAACTACCTTGGCTCCCGTACGGACGGTGCCTATGCCGAGTACGTGAAGGTATGGGCCGGCAATGTGCTGCCTCTCCCGAAAGGCGTCCCCTTTGAGGCCGCCGCCATGACCGACCCGGCGGCCGTGGCGCTCCATGCCATCCGCCGTCTACCCCTCCAGCCCGGGCAAAGTGTGGTGGTGCTCGGCATCGGGCCGATCGGCCTGCTGGCGCTGGAGTGGGCCAAACTCCTCGGTGCCGGTAAGGTGGTGGCCGTCGACATCTTCCCGGAAAAGCTGGCCGTGGCCAAGGACCTGGGCGCGGACTACGCGATCAACGGCCGGGAAGAAGACCCAGTGAAAAAAGTCCAGGAACTCCTTGGCGGGGCGGACCATGCCATTGAGTTCGCCGGCAATAAAATCACGCAGGACCAGGCGCTCCGCCTGCTCGCCAAACGCGGTCATGCCGTCTTCGGCGGCATCTCGCACACAGATCTGCCGCTTTCCCCCGAGGCCGTGGAACACCTCCTGCGCTACGAACTCACCCTGCACGGTTCCTGGAACTCCTCCTTCGCCAGCCTCAGCGAAAACGACTGGCGGGTGGCTCTGGAGTTTATGGACACCGGACAGCTTAAGACCGCCCCGATCATCACGCACCGCCTGCCCCTACCGGAACTAAAGGATGCCTTCCAGATGATGTACGAACGGCGCGCCTACTTCGGTAAGGTCATGTTCTTCCCCCACGGGGAAGAGAAATAA
- a CDS encoding DUF1667 domain-containing protein — protein MSTRILTCIVCPRSCRITVEDGGAEITGYGCRRGLKYAEQEIREPRRMLTTTVTVRGGILPRLPVVSSADIPRRLFPACLAELARVVVDAPVAYGQVIVKDIAGTGVDIVAARELAEKVG, from the coding sequence ATGAGCACGCGCATTTTAACCTGTATCGTCTGCCCCAGGAGCTGCCGCATCACGGTGGAAGACGGGGGCGCCGAGATAACCGGCTACGGCTGCAGGCGCGGCCTGAAGTATGCTGAGCAAGAGATCCGCGAGCCGCGGCGGATGCTGACCACCACCGTTACCGTCCGGGGCGGCATCCTGCCGCGCCTGCCGGTGGTCTCCAGCGCCGATATTCCCCGCCGGCTGTTTCCTGCCTGCCTGGCTGAGCTGGCCCGGGTGGTGGTGGATGCCCCAGTCGCTTACGGGCAGGTCATTGTGAAGGACATCGCCGGCACGGGAGTGGATATTGTCGCCGCGCGCGAACTAGCCGAAAAGGTGGGATAA
- a CDS encoding DeoR/GlpR family DNA-binding transcription regulator: MLPIERRRRILELLSKNGTITVAELVEKFDVGEATIRRDLRYLEKNYGVVVTYGGAHLPHYGMLQEFPLTQKTLINTEQKNLIAQKAAALVQEGDSIGLNAGSTVELILDYLPKLTALTVVTLSLNVAVRAAKIPYVNLVLPGGVFRRTSYEFCGSHAERFLSTLSVDKAFIGASAVSLEKGVTHPVLEEVPLNRLMMEIAREKYLVVDSSKFGRVAFGQFARLEEFTGFIVDDDFPADMRAYAAAHDIKVI, translated from the coding sequence ATGCTGCCGATAGAACGGCGCCGCCGGATCCTGGAGCTTCTAAGCAAGAACGGTACCATTACGGTAGCGGAATTGGTAGAAAAGTTTGACGTCGGTGAGGCGACGATTCGACGCGACCTCCGTTACCTGGAGAAAAACTACGGCGTAGTGGTGACCTACGGTGGGGCGCACCTGCCGCATTACGGGATGCTGCAGGAGTTTCCCCTTACCCAGAAAACGCTCATCAACACAGAGCAGAAGAACCTCATTGCCCAAAAAGCAGCGGCCTTGGTCCAAGAAGGGGACTCCATTGGCCTCAATGCGGGCAGCACGGTGGAGTTGATTTTGGACTATCTGCCCAAGCTGACGGCGCTGACGGTGGTGACACTGTCCCTCAACGTCGCCGTGCGGGCCGCAAAGATTCCTTACGTCAATTTGGTTTTGCCCGGCGGGGTGTTTCGCCGCACTTCATATGAATTTTGCGGCAGCCACGCCGAGCGTTTTTTGTCTACCTTGAGCGTGGACAAGGCCTTCATCGGTGCCTCGGCGGTTTCACTGGAAAAGGGTGTTACCCACCCGGTGCTGGAGGAGGTGCCGCTCAATCGGCTTATGATGGAGATCGCCCGCGAGAAGTACTTGGTGGTGGACTCCTCCAAGTTTGGGCGGGTGGCTTTCGGCCAGTTCGCGCGCTTGGAGGAGTTTACGGGCTTCATCGTGGACGACGACTTCCCGGCCGACATGCGCGCCTATGCTGCCGCCCACGACATCAAGGTAATCTAG
- a CDS encoding NAD(P)/FAD-dependent oxidoreductase produces MGEEYDVVIVGAGITGCGIARELARYDLRILVVDKEEDVCCGASKANNGMVHSGYEPKPGTLKAKLNVRGVELYPRWAAELDFKLVQTGSMVAAFSEEELPALEKFLERGKVNGVPGIEIISGDEARKKEPNLSPEIIAVLWTPSAGYVEVQQVVLALAENAVANGVRFLLGAEVTDVLVEGGRVQGVVTTRGTFRSRYVINAAGVYADKVAEMAGAREFTIHPRRGTLIVFDKREGKHLSCFIGAVPGEYTKGGGPMTTPDGNPLWGPSAIEVADKEDTAVSAEDLRQVIEKDGRFIPNFPTDTVITYFSGNRPATYTEDFFIEPSAKVHGFVNVAGIQSPGVASSPAIAEMVVGIMKEYEPLHERPDFNPYRKRFVPFRERSREEQAALIAADPRFGHIICRCEHVTEAEIVRAIHSAIPARNVDAVKRRTRAGMGRCQGGFCGPRVAAILARELGVPVTAVTKKGPGSELFAGRIEDLRLEKGAAK; encoded by the coding sequence GTGGGAGAGGAGTACGATGTGGTCATTGTGGGCGCGGGCATCACGGGTTGCGGCATCGCCCGGGAACTGGCCCGCTATGACTTAAGGATCCTCGTGGTGGACAAAGAAGAGGATGTGTGCTGTGGGGCTTCCAAGGCCAACAACGGCATGGTCCACTCCGGGTACGAGCCGAAGCCCGGCACCTTGAAGGCCAAGCTCAACGTGCGCGGTGTGGAACTTTACCCGCGCTGGGCTGCTGAGCTGGACTTTAAACTCGTTCAGACGGGCTCGATGGTGGCAGCATTCAGCGAAGAAGAACTTCCGGCCCTGGAGAAGTTCTTAGAGCGGGGTAAGGTGAACGGTGTCCCTGGGATCGAAATCATCTCGGGGGACGAAGCGCGCAAAAAGGAGCCCAACCTGAGCCCCGAGATCATCGCTGTGCTCTGGACACCCTCGGCCGGCTATGTGGAGGTGCAGCAGGTGGTGCTGGCCCTGGCTGAAAATGCCGTGGCCAACGGGGTGCGCTTTCTCCTCGGGGCTGAGGTGACGGATGTGCTGGTGGAAGGAGGCCGGGTTCAAGGTGTGGTCACCACCCGGGGTACCTTCCGCAGCCGTTACGTCATCAACGCCGCCGGCGTCTATGCGGACAAGGTGGCGGAGATGGCCGGGGCCCGGGAGTTCACCATTCACCCCCGGCGCGGCACGCTGATCGTCTTCGACAAGCGGGAGGGCAAACACCTCTCCTGCTTTATCGGGGCGGTGCCGGGCGAGTACACCAAGGGAGGCGGTCCCATGACCACCCCGGACGGCAACCCGCTCTGGGGACCGTCGGCCATTGAGGTGGCGGACAAAGAAGACACGGCCGTCAGCGCAGAAGACCTCCGCCAGGTGATCGAGAAGGACGGCCGTTTCATTCCGAACTTCCCGACCGACACGGTGATCACTTACTTCTCCGGTAATCGCCCGGCCACCTACACCGAGGACTTTTTCATCGAGCCTTCGGCGAAAGTGCACGGCTTCGTCAATGTGGCCGGGATTCAGTCGCCGGGTGTCGCCTCTTCGCCCGCCATTGCGGAGATGGTGGTAGGGATCATGAAGGAGTACGAACCCCTGCACGAGCGGCCGGACTTTAACCCTTACCGTAAGCGCTTTGTGCCTTTCCGCGAGCGCTCCCGGGAAGAGCAGGCCGCCCTCATCGCGGCAGACCCGCGCTTCGGGCACATTATCTGCCGCTGCGAGCACGTGACGGAGGCGGAGATCGTACGGGCCATCCACAGCGCCATCCCGGCGCGCAACGTGGACGCCGTGAAGCGCCGTACCCGCGCCGGCATGGGGCGTTGCCAGGGCGGCTTCTGCGGGCCGCGCGTGGCGGCCATTCTAGCGCGCGAACTGGGCGTACCGGTTACGGCCGTCACCAAAAAGGGGCCGGGCTCGGAGCTTTTCGCCGGGCGCATTGAGGACCTCCGGCTGGAAAAGGGGGCGGCAAAGTGA
- a CDS encoding BON domain-containing protein → MALEEDVLKEFWGQVKADPDLAAQAITARFEGRVVYLSGTCATWDQVVRCGHIAGALPGVKGVINDLKTRG, encoded by the coding sequence GTGGCGCTGGAAGAGGATGTTCTCAAGGAGTTTTGGGGGCAGGTTAAGGCCGACCCGGACCTGGCCGCTCAGGCGATAACTGCCCGCTTTGAAGGCAGGGTGGTTTACCTCTCGGGCACCTGCGCCACCTGGGACCAGGTGGTGCGCTGTGGGCACATCGCCGGCGCCCTGCCGGGGGTAAAAGGGGTTATCAACGACCTCAAGACTAGGGGGTAG
- a CDS encoding ECF transporter S component encodes MELPRVRAKVPRVLGEAREVQRAARLIVFIVLSALGAMAKVPGPLGAVTLDAAPSYFAALAFGWGEGALVAGLGSLLSALISGFPLGVLVHVYAAVQAALWATCLRLAYERGGPVLAMLATIFLAGVVAAALSWPLGGQALVTSSLAPFIVAAAVNVMLAMAAYVFLMRSKVVYVRRR; translated from the coding sequence GTGGAACTTCCGCGGGTGCGGGCGAAGGTACCGCGGGTTTTGGGGGAGGCCCGCGAGGTGCAGCGGGCGGCACGGCTGATCGTGTTCATTGTCCTTTCTGCGTTGGGGGCGATGGCCAAGGTGCCGGGGCCGTTGGGGGCGGTCACCCTGGATGCGGCGCCGAGCTACTTCGCGGCCTTGGCCTTCGGCTGGGGTGAAGGGGCCTTGGTGGCAGGACTGGGTTCGCTGCTCAGTGCGCTCATTTCCGGTTTCCCGCTGGGTGTTCTGGTACATGTTTACGCCGCCGTCCAAGCGGCCCTCTGGGCGACCTGTTTGCGCCTGGCCTACGAACGGGGTGGGCCCGTGCTGGCCATGCTGGCCACCATCTTCCTGGCCGGCGTGGTGGCGGCTGCGCTCTCCTGGCCGCTGGGCGGGCAGGCGTTGGTGACGAGTTCGCTGGCTCCTTTCATCGTCGCTGCGGCGGTGAATGTGATGCTCGCCATGGCGGCTTACGTCTTTCTCATGCGCAGCAAGGTGGTGTACGTGCGGCGGCGGTGA